In Solea senegalensis isolate Sse05_10M linkage group LG6, IFAPA_SoseM_1, whole genome shotgun sequence, one genomic interval encodes:
- the LOC122770569 gene encoding trace amine-associated receptor 13c-like, whose protein sequence is MMDSVADAELCFPHLLNLSCRAPVRPHSEAVLLYTLLSFIAVLTVALNLLVVISISHFRQLHTPTNLLLLSLAIADLLVGLLVMPVETVRITETCWLMGELMCALSYISGFTLTSASVGNMVLISIDRYVAICSPLQYTSKVTRGRVEVSVCLCWAFSLLYNGLILKDHLRQPSRYSSCYGECVVVINFASGAVDLVFTFIGPCSIIVVLYMRVFVVAVSQARAIGSRITAVTGGSVTVSAKKSERKAARTLGVVILVFLMSFCPYYYPSLAGQDTSNSALTWPIVSWLLYSNSCMNPLIYAFFYPWFRKAIKFIVTLKILEKNSSHVSIL, encoded by the coding sequence ATGATGGACAGTGTGGCAGATGCCGAGCTCTGCTTCCCTCACCTCCTGAACTTATCCTGCAGAGCACCAGTGCGTCCTCACTCTGAGGCAGTCCTCCTTTACACTCTGCTCTCTTTCATCGCTGTGCTGACAGTGGCCCTAAACCTGCTCGTCGTCATCTCCATCTCCCACTTCAGACAGCTCCACACCCCCACTAACCTGCTCCTGCTCTCCCTGGCCATCGCAGACCTCCTAGTGGGGCTGCTGGTGATGCCGGTGGAAACGGTGAGAATCACAGAAACCTGCTGGCTGATGGGTGAGCTCATGTGTGCCCTGTCTTACATCAGTGGCTTCACTCTCACATCGGCCTCCGTGGGCAACATGGTGCTCATATCCATTGATCGTTATGTAGCGATTTGTAGCCCTCTGCAGTACACAAGCAAGGTCACTCGTGGCAGAGTGgaggtgtctgtgtgtctgtgctgggCCTTCTCACTTCTCTACAACGGGCTGATCCTGAAGGACCATCTTCGACAGCCAAGCAGATACAGCTCCTGCTACGGGGAGTGCGTGGTGGTGATTAACTTTGCCTCTGGAGCCGTAGACCTCGTGTTTACTTTCATCGGCCCCTGCTCGATCATTGTCGTTCTCTATATGAGAGTGTTTGTTGTGGCCGTGTCTCAGGCTCGTGCCATAGGGTCTCGTATTACAGCAGTTACAGGTGGTTCAGTGACAGTCTCAGCAAAGAagtcagagagaaaagcagctcGGACTCTGGGTGTCGTTATACTGGTGTTTTTGATGTCTTTCTGTCCATATTACTACCCGTCTCTTGCAGGGCAGGACACATCAAACAGTGCTTTGACTTGGCCCATTGTGTCCTGGCTATTGTATTCAAATTCGTGCATGAACCCTCTCATATATGCTTTTTTCTACCCGTGGTTTAGAAAAGCTATCAAGTTCATTGTCACCCTGAAGATACTAGAGAAGAACTCCTCTCACGTCAGTATACTTTAA